A single window of Silurus meridionalis isolate SWU-2019-XX chromosome 11, ASM1480568v1, whole genome shotgun sequence DNA harbors:
- the wdr45 gene encoding WD repeat domain phosphoinositide-interacting protein 4 isoform X1, which translates to MTQQRGVNSLQFNQDQSCFCCAMETGVRIYNVEPLMEKGHLDHDQVGSISHCSMLHRSNLLALVGGGINPKFSEISVLIWNDAHETRDAKDKLVLEFTFTKPVLAVRMRHDKIIIVLKNRIYVYSFPDNPVKLFEFDTRDNPKGLCDVCPSMEKQLLVFPGHKCGSLQLVDLSNTKPGTSSAPFTINAHQSEIACLALNQPGSVVASASQKGTLIRLFDTITRDKLVELRRGTDPATLYCINFSHDSSFLCASSDKGTVHIFALKDTRLNRRSALARVGKVGPVIGQYVDSQWSLASFTVPAECACICAFGKNTSKNVNSVIAICVDGTFHKYVFTYDGNCNREAFDVYLDICDDDDF; encoded by the exons ATGACACAGCAGCGGGGAGTCAACAGCCTACAGTTTAATCAAGACCAAA GCTGTTTCTGTTGTGCAATGGAAACTGGAGTTCGAATTTACAATGTGGAACCCCTCATGGAAAAAGGACACCTAG ACCATGATCAAGTTGGCAGCATCAGTCACTGTTCTATGCTACATCGTTCAAATCTCTTGGCTTTGGTGGGTGGGGGTATTAACCCCAAGTTTTCAGAGATATCTG tgttaATCTGGAATGATGCTCATGAGACCAGAGATGCCAAGGATAAATTAGTCCTagagtttacatttacaaagcCAGTTCTGGCAGTGCGCATGAGGCATGACAA aATCATCATTGTCTTGAAGAACAGGATCTATGTATATAGTTTCCCAGACAACCCTGTGAAACTCTTTGAATTTGACACTCGAGATAATCCAAAAG GTCTATGCGATGTGTGTCCCAGTATGGAGAAGCAATTACTGGTATTCCCTGGACACAAATGTGGTAGTTTACAGTTGGTG gACCTTTCTAACACGAAACCTGGTACATCATCTGCACCATTCACTATTAATGCACACCAGAGTGAAATAGCTTGCTTGGCTCTGAACCAGCCCGGCAGTGTGGTAGCTTCTGCATCTCAGAAGGGTACTTTGATTCGTCTGTTTGACACTATTACACGTGACAAACTAGTGGAGTTGCGAAGAGGAACTGATCCTGCCACATTATACtg cattaacttcagcCATGACTCGTCTTTCCTGTGCGCTTCTAGTGACAAAGGCACTGTTCACATTTTTGCATTGAAAGATACCAGACTGAATCGGCGCTCTGC TTTGGCTCGGGTGGGAAAGGTTGGGCCAGTCATTGGACAGTATGTAGACAGTCAGTGGTCTCTGGCCAGTTTTACTGTGCCAGCTGAATGTGCTTGCATTTGTGCCTTTGGGAAAAACACTTCCAAAAATGTCAACTCTGTCATTG CGATTTGTGTTGATGGGACATTCCATAAATATGTCTTCACATACGATGGAAACTGCAATCGGGAGGCTTTTGATGTGTATCTTGATatttgtgatgatgatgatttctaa
- the wdr45 gene encoding WD repeat domain phosphoinositide-interacting protein 4 isoform X2, whose amino-acid sequence MTQQRGVNSLQFNQDQSCFCCAMETGVRIYNVEPLMEKGHLVLIWNDAHETRDAKDKLVLEFTFTKPVLAVRMRHDKIIIVLKNRIYVYSFPDNPVKLFEFDTRDNPKGLCDVCPSMEKQLLVFPGHKCGSLQLVDLSNTKPGTSSAPFTINAHQSEIACLALNQPGSVVASASQKGTLIRLFDTITRDKLVELRRGTDPATLYCINFSHDSSFLCASSDKGTVHIFALKDTRLNRRSALARVGKVGPVIGQYVDSQWSLASFTVPAECACICAFGKNTSKNVNSVIAICVDGTFHKYVFTYDGNCNREAFDVYLDICDDDDF is encoded by the exons ATGACACAGCAGCGGGGAGTCAACAGCCTACAGTTTAATCAAGACCAAA GCTGTTTCTGTTGTGCAATGGAAACTGGAGTTCGAATTTACAATGTGGAACCCCTCATGGAAAAAGGACACCTAG tgttaATCTGGAATGATGCTCATGAGACCAGAGATGCCAAGGATAAATTAGTCCTagagtttacatttacaaagcCAGTTCTGGCAGTGCGCATGAGGCATGACAA aATCATCATTGTCTTGAAGAACAGGATCTATGTATATAGTTTCCCAGACAACCCTGTGAAACTCTTTGAATTTGACACTCGAGATAATCCAAAAG GTCTATGCGATGTGTGTCCCAGTATGGAGAAGCAATTACTGGTATTCCCTGGACACAAATGTGGTAGTTTACAGTTGGTG gACCTTTCTAACACGAAACCTGGTACATCATCTGCACCATTCACTATTAATGCACACCAGAGTGAAATAGCTTGCTTGGCTCTGAACCAGCCCGGCAGTGTGGTAGCTTCTGCATCTCAGAAGGGTACTTTGATTCGTCTGTTTGACACTATTACACGTGACAAACTAGTGGAGTTGCGAAGAGGAACTGATCCTGCCACATTATACtg cattaacttcagcCATGACTCGTCTTTCCTGTGCGCTTCTAGTGACAAAGGCACTGTTCACATTTTTGCATTGAAAGATACCAGACTGAATCGGCGCTCTGC TTTGGCTCGGGTGGGAAAGGTTGGGCCAGTCATTGGACAGTATGTAGACAGTCAGTGGTCTCTGGCCAGTTTTACTGTGCCAGCTGAATGTGCTTGCATTTGTGCCTTTGGGAAAAACACTTCCAAAAATGTCAACTCTGTCATTG CGATTTGTGTTGATGGGACATTCCATAAATATGTCTTCACATACGATGGAAACTGCAATCGGGAGGCTTTTGATGTGTATCTTGATatttgtgatgatgatgatttctaa